The Xiphophorus maculatus strain JP 163 A chromosome 23, X_maculatus-5.0-male, whole genome shotgun sequence genome contains a region encoding:
- the LOC102236979 gene encoding glutamine--fructose-6-phosphate aminotransferase [isomerizing] 2-like, translated as MCGIFAYLNYQVPRTRKEIFETLVKGLLRLEYRGYDSAGVAVDGPTKTTTDLNNNNSICLIKKKGKVKALEEEIYQKDRDINETLHTHFGLAHTRWATHGEPSAVNSHPQRSDKNNEFVVIHNGIITNYKELKKYLITKGYEFESETDTEVIPKLIKYLYDNRENNSITFSTLVERVIQQLEGAFSLVFKSRHYPGEAVSTRRGSPLLIGVRSEHELPTEQIPVQYNSGHIKEDVHEKNSHNRTDSPNAINSNEDGRAVEYYFASDASAIIEHTNKVLYMEDDDIAVVKGGELSIHRINRQAGDDPVRAIQTLQMELQQIMKGNFEAFMQKEIFEQPESVVNTMRGRICFDTNTVILGGLKDHLKEIKRCRRLIVIGCGTSFHAAVATRQILEELTELPVMVELASDFLDRNTPVFRDDVCFFISQSGETADTLMALRYCKDRGALTVGITNTVGSSICRETDCGVHINAGPEIGVASTKAYTSQFVSLIMFGLMMSEDRLSLQKRRLEIIHGLKMLPDLIKKVLSLDEKIKTIANELYQQRSLLVMGRGYNYATCLEGALKIKEITYMHSEGILAGELKHGPLALIDKDMPVIMVIMRDGCYTKCQNALQQVTARSGRPILLCSQDDSELMKNAYKTIELPQTVDCLQGILSVIPLQLMSFHLAVLRGYDVDCPRNLAKSVTVE; from the exons ATGTGTG GGATTTTTGCTTACCTGAACTACCAAGTGCCACGCACCCGAAAGGAGATATTTGAGACGCTGGTGAAGGGTCTGCTGAGGCTGGAGTACAGAGGGTACGATTCAGCAG GTGTTGCCGTAGACGGCCCCACCAAGACAACCACTGacctcaacaacaacaacagtatCTGCTTAATCAAGAAAAAGGGCAAGGTCAAGGCTCTGGAGGAGGAGATCTACC AAAAAGACCGGGACATCAATGAGACTCTGCACACACACTTTGGCCTGGCTCACACTCGCTGGGCTACGCACGGAGAGCCGAGTGCTGTCAACAGTCACCCCCAGCGATCCGACAAAAACAATG AGTTTGTCGTCATCCACAACGGCATTATAACCAACTACAAAGAGCTGAAGAAGTACCTG ATCACCAAAGGATACGAGTTTGAGTCAGAGACAGATACAGAGGTGATCCCAAAACTGATCAAATACCTGTATGACAATCGAGAAAACAACAGCATCACGTTCTCCACACTGGTGGAGAGAGTCATCCAGCAACTG gaAGGAGCCTTCTCTCTCGTGTTCAAAAGCCGTCATTACCCTGGAGAGGCTGTGTCCACCAG GAGAGGAAGTCCGCTGCTCATCGGTGTGCGAAGTGAGCACGAGCTGCCAACCGAGCAAATCCCTGTGCAGTACAACAGTG GTCACATAAAGGAAGACGTTCATGAGAAGAACAGCCATAATCGCACGGACTCGCCCAACGCCATCAACTCAAACGAAGATGGCAGGGCTGTGGAGTACTACTTTGCCTCTGATGCTAG TGCCATCATCGAGCACACTAACAAGGTGTTGTACATGGAGGATGATGACATTGCAGTTGTGAAAGGAGGTGAACTTTCCATCCACAGGATTAACCGGCAGGCCGGTGACGATCCAGTGAGAGCAATTCAGACGCTGcagatggagctgcagcagatcATGAAAG GAAACTTTGAAGCTTTTATGCAGAAGGAGATCTTTGAGCAGCCGGAATCAGTAGTTAACACCATGAGAGGCCGGATTTGTTTTGACACTAATACAG TGATTCTTGGAGGCTTGAAGGACCACCTGAAGGAGATCAAACGCTGCAGGCGGCTTATCGTGATAGGCTGTGGCACTAGTTTCCACGCTGCAGTTGCT acCAGACAGATCCTGGAGGAACTGACAGAACTGCCCGTCATGGTGGAGCTGGCCAGCGACTTCTTGGACCGCAACACCCCAGTCTTCAGAGACGACGTTTGCTTCTTCATCAGTCAGTCAG GGGAGACAGCGGACACCCTGATGGCCCTGCGATATTGCAAGGATCGAGGGGCTCTTACTGTGGGTATCACCAACACTGTGGGGAGCTCCATCTGCAGAGAGACTGACTGTGGGGTCCACATCAATGCAGGACCGGAAATAGGAGTGGCCAGTACTAAG GCCTACACCAGTCAGTTTGTGTCCCTCATCATGTTTGGCCTGATGATGAGTGAAGACAGACTCTCACTGCAGAAGAGAAGGCTGGAGATCATTCACGGCCTCAAGATGCTACCAG ACCTGATAAAAAAGGTGTTGTCACTGGATGAGAAGATTAAGACCATAGCCAACGAGCTGTATCAGCAAAGGTCACTTTTGGTTATGGGACGAGGGTACAACTACGCCACTTGCCTTGAGGGGGCGCTG AAAATCAAGGAAATCACATACATGCACTCAGAGGGCATCCTGGCCGGAGAACTGAAGCACGGTCCTTTGGCACTCATCGACAAAGACATGCCAGTCATCATGGTTATCATGCGTGACGGCTGCTACACCAAGTGTCAGAATGCTTTGCAACAAGTCACTGCCAGATCG GGCCGACCCATTCTTCTGTGCTCTCAGGATGATTCAGAGCTGATGAAAAATGCATACAAGACCATTGAGCTGCCACAGACCGTGGATTGTCTGCAGGGCATCCTCAGTGTCATCCCCCTACAGCTGATGTCCTTCCACCTAGCTGTCCTGCGAGGATATGAT GTTGACTGTCCCAGAAACTTGGCCAAGTCTGTGACTGTGGAATGA
- the LOC102237237 gene encoding mitogen-activated protein kinase 9-like isoform X1 yields the protein MSEAEGQFYSVQVGDSTFTVLKRYQQLRAIGSGAQGIVCSALDTVLGIPVAVKKLCRPFQNQTHAKRAYRELVLLKCVNHKNIIRLINVFTPQKSLEEFQDLYLVMELMDASLCQVIHMDLDHERMSYLLYQILCGIRHLHSAGIIHRDLKPSNIVVKSDCTLKILDFGLARTACTNFMMTPYVVTRYYRAPEVILGMKYKENVDIWSVGCIMGEMVKGSVIFQGTDHIDQWNKVIEILGTPSLEFMNRLMETVRNYVMNKPQYPGVSFTELFPDWAFPSESEQDKVKTVQARDLLSKMLVIDPECRISVEEALHHPYIHVWYDPAEADAPPPQISDKQLEEREHTIEQWKELIYEEVIDWEERNKNGLMKEDCSDVASGSASQSSSANDISSMSTEHTLASDTDSSSIDTLTGPLDESQ from the exons ATGAGTGAGGCGGAGGGCCAGTTCTACAGTGTCCAGGTGGGGGACTCCACCTTCACTGTGCTCAAGCGCTACCAGCAGCTTCGTGCCATTGGCTCAGGGGCCCAAGGCATTGTCTG CTCTGCTCTGGATACAGTCCTCGGTATACCAGTGGCTGTGAAGAAGCTGTGTCGGCCCTTTCAGAATCAGACCCATGCAAAGCGGGCCTACAGGGAACTggtgctgctgaaatgtgtcaaccacaaaaat ATCATCCGTCTGATCAATGTTTTCACGCCTCAGAAGTCTCTGGAGGAGTTCCAGGATCT TTACCTGGTGATGGAGCTGATGGATGCCAGCTTATGTCAGGTGATTCACATGGACCTGGACCACGAGAGGATGTCCTACCTGCTCTATCAGATCCTTTGTGGCATCAGGCACCTGCACTCAGCTGGGATCATCCACAGA GATCTGAAGCCCAGCAACATTGTTGTGAAGTCTGATTGCACTCTGAAAATCCTTGACTTCGGTCTTGCACGGACAGCTTGCACAAACTTCATGATGACCCCCTATGTAGTAACCCGATACTACCGCGCCCCAGAGGTCATTCTGGGCATGAAGTATAAGGAGAATG TGGACATCTGGTCAGTGGGGTGCATCATGGGAGAGATGGTAAAAGGCAGCGTCATCTTCCAGGGCACCGATC ACATCGACCAGTGGAATAAAGTGATTGAGATTCTGGGTACGCCCAGTCTCGAGTTTATGAACCGACTGATGGAGACCGTAAGGAACTATGTGATGAACAAGCCGCAGTATCCAGGCGTCAGCTTCACAGAGCTGTTCCCGGATTGGGCTTTCCCTTCTGAATCTGAACAAGACAAAGTGAAAA CTGTTCAAGCTCGGGATCTGCTCTCCAAAATGCTGGTCATTGATCCGGAATGCCGTATCTCGGTAGAGGAAGCCCTTCATCACCCCTACATCCACGTGTGGTACGACCCTGCAGAGGCGGACGCG CCTCCTCCTCAGATTTCAGATAAGCAGCTGGAAGAGAGAGAGCACACCATCGAGCAGTGGAAAG AACTTATTTATGAAGAAGTGATAGACTGGGAGGAGAGGAACAAGAATGGTCTAATGAAAGAAGACTGCTCAG ATGTGGCGTCCGGTTCCGCTTCCCAGTCGTCCTCGGCCAACGACATTTCGTCCATGTCCACAGAGCACACGCTGGCGTCGGacacagacagcagcagcatcgACACGCTGACAGGGCCGCTCGACGAGAGTCAGTGA
- the LOC102237237 gene encoding mitogen-activated protein kinase 9-like isoform X2, with protein sequence MSEAEGQFYSVQVGDSTFTVLKRYQQLRAIGSGAQGIVCSALDTVLGIPVAVKKLCRPFQNQTHAKRAYRELVLLKCVNHKNIIRLINVFTPQKSLEEFQDLYLVMELMDASLCQVIHMDLDHERMSYLLYQILCGIRHLHSAGIIHRDLKPSNIVVKSDCTLKILDFGLARTACTNFMMTPYVVTRYYRAPEVILGMKYKENVDLWSVGCIMAEMICHKVLFPGKDYIDQWNKVIEILGTPSLEFMNRLMETVRNYVMNKPQYPGVSFTELFPDWAFPSESEQDKVKTVQARDLLSKMLVIDPECRISVEEALHHPYIHVWYDPAEADAPPPQISDKQLEEREHTIEQWKELIYEEVIDWEERNKNGLMKEDCSDVASGSASQSSSANDISSMSTEHTLASDTDSSSIDTLTGPLDESQ encoded by the exons ATGAGTGAGGCGGAGGGCCAGTTCTACAGTGTCCAGGTGGGGGACTCCACCTTCACTGTGCTCAAGCGCTACCAGCAGCTTCGTGCCATTGGCTCAGGGGCCCAAGGCATTGTCTG CTCTGCTCTGGATACAGTCCTCGGTATACCAGTGGCTGTGAAGAAGCTGTGTCGGCCCTTTCAGAATCAGACCCATGCAAAGCGGGCCTACAGGGAACTggtgctgctgaaatgtgtcaaccacaaaaat ATCATCCGTCTGATCAATGTTTTCACGCCTCAGAAGTCTCTGGAGGAGTTCCAGGATCT TTACCTGGTGATGGAGCTGATGGATGCCAGCTTATGTCAGGTGATTCACATGGACCTGGACCACGAGAGGATGTCCTACCTGCTCTATCAGATCCTTTGTGGCATCAGGCACCTGCACTCAGCTGGGATCATCCACAGA GATCTGAAGCCCAGCAACATTGTTGTGAAGTCTGATTGCACTCTGAAAATCCTTGACTTCGGTCTTGCACGGACAGCTTGCACAAACTTCATGATGACCCCCTATGTAGTAACCCGATACTACCGCGCCCCAGAGGTCATTCTGGGCATGAAGTATAAGGAGAATG TGGACCTGTGGTCAGTTGGCTGCATAATGGCTGAAATGATCTGTCATAAAGTCCTCTTTCCTGGAAAGGACT ACATCGACCAGTGGAATAAAGTGATTGAGATTCTGGGTACGCCCAGTCTCGAGTTTATGAACCGACTGATGGAGACCGTAAGGAACTATGTGATGAACAAGCCGCAGTATCCAGGCGTCAGCTTCACAGAGCTGTTCCCGGATTGGGCTTTCCCTTCTGAATCTGAACAAGACAAAGTGAAAA CTGTTCAAGCTCGGGATCTGCTCTCCAAAATGCTGGTCATTGATCCGGAATGCCGTATCTCGGTAGAGGAAGCCCTTCATCACCCCTACATCCACGTGTGGTACGACCCTGCAGAGGCGGACGCG CCTCCTCCTCAGATTTCAGATAAGCAGCTGGAAGAGAGAGAGCACACCATCGAGCAGTGGAAAG AACTTATTTATGAAGAAGTGATAGACTGGGAGGAGAGGAACAAGAATGGTCTAATGAAAGAAGACTGCTCAG ATGTGGCGTCCGGTTCCGCTTCCCAGTCGTCCTCGGCCAACGACATTTCGTCCATGTCCACAGAGCACACGCTGGCGTCGGacacagacagcagcagcatcgACACGCTGACAGGGCCGCTCGACGAGAGTCAGTGA